The proteins below are encoded in one region of Pseudomonadota bacterium:
- a CDS encoding omptin family outer membrane protease: MAAEINALTPLTEHFSLGIKTRHFFNSHTSYEFGNPFPPYQAPLSRLEFPLDSWWGGVELRLSYPRFSIGGEVLSNALGDAKGRFVDSDWDDDAAPALKTIYSESSCRMEPSYMVRADIDMEVSDWLGLPQWFSLRPVVGFRYQNFHMVTHDGTQYTPFDGKPPVALPGNGIRFKQTYWQYFTGIRSNIDIGQLTNISSLKLLLQLDWAYVEGSNEDHHLFRAGNRFTYENTYGYAWHASVGIKKGLTNNLTLGLELDYLRISTTGSHRLVNDPLGIDFGFSHGVKVWSDQSNISLSLEYRF; encoded by the coding sequence ATGGCAGCCGAAATAAACGCACTCACCCCTTTGACGGAACATTTTTCGTTAGGCATAAAGACACGACATTTCTTTAACAGCCATACCTCATACGAATTCGGCAACCCATTTCCTCCATATCAGGCTCCTCTCAGCAGACTGGAATTCCCCTTGGATTCGTGGTGGGGCGGGGTAGAACTGAGGTTGAGCTACCCCAGATTCTCTATAGGCGGTGAAGTGCTCAGCAATGCGCTTGGGGATGCTAAAGGACGTTTCGTAGACTCGGATTGGGATGATGATGCTGCGCCTGCTCTTAAGACCATCTACAGTGAATCCAGTTGTCGTATGGAGCCCAGCTATATGGTCAGGGCCGATATAGATATGGAAGTCTCAGACTGGCTGGGGTTGCCTCAATGGTTCAGCCTGCGCCCGGTTGTGGGATTCCGTTATCAGAATTTTCACATGGTTACCCATGACGGGACACAGTACACACCCTTCGATGGGAAACCTCCTGTTGCCCTGCCGGGAAACGGGATTCGTTTTAAACAGACATACTGGCAATATTTTACTGGGATACGTTCAAATATCGATATAGGACAATTAACGAATATATCCTCCCTGAAGCTCCTTCTGCAACTCGACTGGGCTTACGTGGAAGGCAGCAACGAAGACCATCATCTATTCAGAGCAGGCAACAGGTTCACATATGAAAATACGTACGGATATGCATGGCATGCCTCTGTCGGTATTAAAAAAGGTTTGACAAACAACCTTACCCTGGGTCTTGAACTGGACTATCTCCGGATATCAACAACCGGCTCTCACCGTTTGGTCAACGATCCCCTTGGCATTGATTTCGGCTTTTCGCACGGGGTCAAGGTCTGGTCGGATCAATCAAACATTTCACTGTCTTTGGAATATAGATTTTAA
- a CDS encoding type II toxin-antitoxin system RelE/ParE family toxin, giving the protein MKYRFVYTQRAQRDIKKLDDNEKKRIGKALMRYLDDPLSYAESLTDSSLGSYRFRVGDYRIIFDMEDKDIVVLRVGHRRELYKR; this is encoded by the coding sequence GTGAAATACAGGTTTGTATATACACAAAGAGCCCAAAGAGATATTAAGAAACTTGATGATAATGAAAAGAAAAGGATCGGCAAGGCGCTTATGCGTTATTTGGATGATCCGTTGAGTTATGCTGAAAGCCTTACGGATTCGAGCCTTGGCAGCTACAGGTTTAGAGTAGGAGATTACAGAATTATTTTTGATATGGAAGATAAAGATATTGTGGTCTTGCGAGTAGGCCACAGAAGAGAGCTTTATAAAAGATAG